Proteins encoded by one window of Candidatus Shapirobacteria bacterium:
- a CDS encoding MopE-related protein: MVKLINYRLYKKTMAFFSLFSLFFQTFLPFTYFDTKGIFAVDPEPTPIVQQSPTPISQEQFQEPTSVPTEPTAVPTEVLSPTAQPTVEPTLEPTSAPTVTPTEIEAPTGIPVPTPTVVVIDVTSSPIPPVVEPTTEVTDPVETPTITAVVEQVCLTDQVVRDSVDSDWNRNDTTGISETTGKVQLGVRYLFPQENKVSVLFTCLPKDESLRTSLKIQQIKASDLKLPQGINPATEYAYDITTGMNDGVFKYDITLPKAEGQSTDISYIEKSPQDATTNPISLSEVKQIENNVTQQGSELIKATNVDHFTIILATKASDFTTNKSTYAQGETVYVKATVSGGDSNKYYRLAILSPSAVRTYITGCQNVSSSVQGSHVLPANASISTNWTAELRRFANSACNNNPSITSQKFSVVVAPSVCGNGLTESGETCDDANIHDNDGCSSTCSAESGFNCNGSPSVCTTTCGDGIIAGSEQCEAGQCCNPLTCHYVSPSIQCRAQTGICDTPEYCSGSNGLCPADSNLSEGNSCGVGMQCLVGICSEVDTDQDGEPDVGDCAPFDPNIFPDATEICDGIDNNCDSKIDEGETFVYYKDNDNDGFGDFSTTIESCSPPVGYVDNKLDCNDTNSSISPIASEVVGDGIDQNCDGEELCFTDTDNDGYRTENTLRSSDLDCSDSTEAYPTQPALDCQDTENQVYPGATEIPDDSIDQDCSGSDTVTCYYDSDQDGHGSTNAVISTDGKCLPDRFESANDQDCDDDDVKISPAALEICDGIDNNCDSIIDEGCEVCGNNIVEGNEQCDDGNLNNYDFCNSSCQKIPDADGDGFAGNDCNDSVASIYPGATEIVGDGTDQNCDGQEMCYVDVDNDGYRTSSQVNSSDFDCNDSGEASSSDPSGDCNDANSTINPGAAEICDGKDNNCNGSTDEGNPGGNISCSTGLPGICSAGATQCVAGVISCIQSSQPSPEICDGKDNDCDNSFDEDVKTTFYQDLDADRYGNSLINTQSCIAPVGYVSDPTDCNDLDAATHPGAIEICDGIDNDCDQQTDEDCGSICGNAIIETGETCDDGNLQNGDGCSSTCQPELCNPGCPSSWIGDQYCDDSCNVEACSFDGGDCGETQCSDGIDNDGDVSVDCADSDCSNDPICATPTNTPTPTSTPTPGQCNPGCFSVWI, translated from the coding sequence GGTAAAACTAATAAATTACCGTCTTTATAAAAAGACGATGGCCTTCTTTTCATTGTTTTCCCTGTTCTTTCAGACCTTCCTCCCTTTCACATATTTTGACACAAAAGGCATTTTTGCCGTTGACCCGGAGCCAACACCGATTGTCCAACAATCTCCCACCCCGATTTCCCAAGAGCAATTTCAAGAACCCACTTCTGTTCCAACCGAACCGACTGCCGTTCCGACCGAAGTACTCTCACCAACTGCACAACCCACTGTCGAACCAACTCTCGAGCCAACCTCAGCACCCACCGTTACCCCAACTGAAATTGAAGCACCCACCGGTATCCCCGTCCCAACTCCGACCGTTGTTGTAATTGATGTTACTTCTTCCCCCATTCCTCCCGTTGTCGAGCCAACGACCGAAGTTACTGACCCCGTTGAAACTCCTACCATTACCGCGGTCGTTGAACAAGTATGTTTAACCGATCAGGTTGTTAGGGATAGCGTCGACTCCGATTGGAATCGAAACGATACCACCGGTATTTCCGAAACTACAGGTAAAGTACAGCTCGGTGTCCGCTATTTATTTCCACAAGAAAATAAAGTTTCTGTTTTATTCACCTGTCTTCCAAAAGATGAATCACTTCGTACAAGTTTGAAGATTCAACAAATAAAAGCATCCGATCTCAAGCTCCCCCAAGGTATTAACCCGGCCACTGAATATGCCTACGACATTACTACCGGCATGAATGATGGCGTTTTTAAATATGACATCACTCTCCCCAAAGCAGAGGGTCAGTCAACAGATATTTCCTACATTGAAAAGTCCCCCCAAGACGCCACGACCAACCCCATCAGTCTTTCCGAAGTTAAGCAGATTGAAAACAATGTTACGCAGCAGGGAAGCGAGTTAATCAAGGCCACCAATGTCGATCACTTTACGATAATTCTTGCCACCAAGGCTTCTGACTTTACCACCAACAAATCGACTTACGCTCAAGGAGAAACTGTATATGTCAAAGCCACCGTCAGTGGCGGTGATTCTAACAAGTATTATCGTCTGGCCATCCTTTCTCCTAGTGCCGTCAGAACATATATTACCGGCTGTCAAAACGTTTCTTCCTCTGTACAAGGAAGCCATGTTTTACCGGCCAATGCTTCAATCAGCACCAATTGGACAGCAGAACTCAGAAGGTTTGCAAATAGTGCTTGTAATAACAACCCATCAATCACCTCTCAAAAATTTTCTGTTGTCGTCGCTCCGTCGGTCTGCGGTAATGGTTTGACGGAATCCGGAGAAACTTGCGATGATGCCAATATACATGACAATGATGGTTGTTCTTCAACCTGTTCCGCCGAAAGCGGCTTTAATTGTAATGGAAGTCCGAGTGTTTGTACTACCACCTGTGGCGACGGAATAATTGCCGGCAGTGAACAATGTGAAGCTGGTCAATGTTGTAACCCTTTAACCTGTCATTATGTTTCTCCCTCCATCCAATGCCGGGCTCAAACCGGTATTTGTGATACCCCGGAATACTGTTCCGGTTCAAATGGTTTATGTCCCGCCGACTCCAACCTTTCCGAAGGTAATTCCTGCGGTGTTGGCATGCAGTGCCTCGTCGGCATTTGTTCAGAAGTTGATACCGACCAAGACGGCGAACCGGATGTTGGCGATTGTGCCCCTTTCGACCCCAACATCTTTCCCGACGCTACTGAAATCTGTGATGGTATCGACAACAACTGTGATTCCAAAATAGATGAGGGTGAAACTTTTGTATATTACAAAGATAACGATAATGATGGTTTTGGCGATTTTTCAACTACCATTGAATCCTGTTCTCCTCCGGTTGGTTATGTTGACAATAAACTTGATTGCAACGACACCAATTCCTCTATTAGTCCGATTGCCAGCGAAGTCGTTGGAGACGGAATTGATCAAAATTGTGACGGTGAGGAGCTTTGTTTTACCGATACCGACAATGACGGTTACCGTACCGAAAATACTCTGCGAAGCTCTGATCTCGACTGCAGCGACTCCACGGAGGCCTATCCTACGCAGCCGGCTCTTGATTGTCAGGATACCGAAAACCAAGTCTATCCGGGCGCCACAGAAATCCCCGATGATTCCATCGATCAGGATTGTAGTGGTTCTGATACTGTTACCTGTTATTACGACAGTGATCAGGATGGGCATGGTTCTACCAACGCCGTTATCTCCACCGATGGCAAGTGTCTCCCCGATAGATTTGAGTCTGCAAACGACCAGGATTGCGACGATGACGATGTCAAGATTTCTCCGGCTGCCCTAGAAATTTGTGACGGTATAGACAATAATTGCGACAGTATAATCGACGAAGGATGTGAAGTTTGTGGCAATAATATAGTCGAAGGTAACGAACAATGTGATGATGGTAATCTGAACAACTATGATTTTTGTAACAGTAGTTGTCAAAAAATTCCCGATGCCGATGGTGACGGTTTTGCCGGCAACGATTGCAATGATTCCGTCGCCTCCATTTATCCTGGAGCTACCGAAATAGTTGGTGATGGAACAGATCAAAATTGTGATGGCCAAGAGATGTGTTATGTCGACGTTGATAACGACGGTTACCGGACTAGTTCCCAAGTAAACAGTAGCGATTTCGATTGTAACGACTCTGGCGAAGCCTCATCATCCGATCCTTCGGGTGATTGTAACGATGCTAATTCCACTATTAATCCCGGTGCCGCCGAAATTTGTGATGGAAAAGATAATAATTGCAACGGTTCAACCGATGAAGGTAATCCGGGCGGAAACATTTCTTGCTCAACCGGTTTACCTGGGATTTGTAGTGCCGGAGCGACGCAATGCGTTGCCGGAGTTATTTCTTGTATTCAATCAAGCCAGCCCTCACCAGAAATTTGTGACGGAAAAGATAACGATTGTGATAACTCATTTGACGAAGATGTAAAAACAACTTTTTATCAGGATCTTGATGCTGACAGATACGGGAATTCATTAATAAATACTCAATCGTGTATTGCTCCGGTTGGATATGTCAGCGACCCCACCGATTGTAATGATCTAGATGCGGCAACCCATCCTGGTGCCATAGAAATATGTGACGGAATTGATAATGACTGTGATCAGCAAACAGACGAAGATTGCGGTTCTATTTGCGGAAATGCCATTATAGAAACCGGTGAAACTTGCGATGATGGCAACCTCCAAAATGGTGATGGGTGCAGTTCTACCTGCCAACCCGAATTGTGCAATCCCGGCTGTCCCTCCTCGTGGATTGGCGATCAGTATTGTGACGATTCGTGCAATGTAGAAGCCTGTAGTTTTGATGGCGGTGATTGCGGCGAAACACAATGCTCTGACGGTATTGATAATGATGGTGACGTATCCGTTGATTGCGCCGATTCTGATTGTTCCAATGATCCGATTTGCGCTACCCCGACAAATACTCCGACCCCAACCTCAACCCCGACTCCCGGTCAGTGTAATCCCGGGTGTTTCTCGGTTTGGATT